One genomic window of Salvia miltiorrhiza cultivar Shanhuang (shh) chromosome 4, IMPLAD_Smil_shh, whole genome shotgun sequence includes the following:
- the LOC131020827 gene encoding AAA-ATPase At2g46620, whose protein sequence is MFVANLVLICFAIACSIFLVRWFLHRTALIYGVRKGVEWVGDRVHVHQHFKVPELNDSTQQQNLFYRRVSLYLSSLPSLEDSDFTNLFTGRKANDIVLSLDDNQAIQDVFLGARISWLNRVERDRGNQIVCRSFVLRIKKKDKRRILKPYLQHIHAVSDDIEERGAELKIYNHCDGRWKSVLFNHPASFDSLVLDPDLKTKIRHDLETFLKSKQYYHKLGRVWKRSYLLYGPSGTGKSSFVAAAANLLNYDVYYVNLSQVADAADLNSLLLQTTSKSLIVVEDLDRYVSDRSSARIASSGLLNFMDGLLNWQDERILIFTMNSKDGIDSALLRPGRIDMHIHFPMCDFTSFKNLANNYLGVKEHKLFPQVEEIFQSGATMSAAEISELMLVNRSSPSRALKSVISALQSNSKGSGKVATRLSDSSASSPAPPSITEEGGGAAWKETMPKEFRKLYGLLRLKSCKRPGSFDHDECER, encoded by the coding sequence ATGTTTGTTGCGAATCTGGTGTTGATATGCTTCGCGATTGCGTGCTCGATTTTTCTGGTGCGGTGGTTCCTGCACCGGACCGCTCTCATCTACGGCGTCAGGAAAGGGGTGGAGTGGGTGGGAGACCGAGTTCACGTGCACCAGCACTTCAAGGTCCCCGAGTTGAACGATTCGACTCAGCAGCAGAACCTGTTCTACCGCCGAGTTTCGCTCTACCTGAGTTCGCTGCCTTCGTTAGAGGACTCCGATTTTACCAACCTCTTCACCGGGAGGAAGGCGAACGACATCGTTTTGTCGCTCGACGACAATCAGGCGATCCAGGACGTTTTCCTCGGCGCGCGGATTTCGTGGCTCAATCGAGTGGAGAGAGATCGCGGGAACCAGATTGTTTGCCGGAGCTTCGTGCTGAGGATTAAGAAGAAGGATAAGCGGAGGATTCTGAAACCCTACCTCCAGCACATCCACGCGGTCTCCGACGACATCGAGGAGAGGGGGGCGGaattgaagatttacaaccatTGCGACGGCAGGTGGAAGTCGGTTTTGTTCAACCACCCCGCCAGTTTCGACTCGCTCGTGCTCGATCCGGATCTGAAAACCAAAATCCGGCACGATTTGGAGACGTTTCTGAAATCCAAACAGTACTACCACAAGCTAGGCCGCGTTTGGAAACGCAGCTATCTCCTCTACGGCCCCTCCGGCACCGGGAAATCCAGTTTCGTCGCCGCCGCGGCGAATCTCCTCAACTACGACGTCTACTACGTCAACCTCTCGCAAGTGGCCGACGCGGCGGATCTCAATTCGCTTCTGTTGCAGACCACGAGCAAGTCTCTGATCGTCGTCGAGGATTTGGATCGCTACGTTTCCGATAGGTCTAGCGCGCGGATTGCGTCGTCCGGTCTGCTGAATTTCATGGACGGGCTATTGAATTGGCAGGACGAGAGGATTCTGATCTTCACGATGAACAGCAAAGACGGAATCGATTCGGCTCTGCTGCGGCCGGGGAGAATCGATATGCACATTCATTTCCCCATGTGTGATTTCACCTCCTTCAaaaatttggcgaacaactatCTAGGAGTGAAGGAGCACAAACTGTTTCCTCAGGTGGAGGAGATTTTCCAGAGCGGCGCCACGATGAGCGCGGCGGAGATCAGCGAGTTGATGCTGGTGAATCGGTCCTCGCCCAGCCGCGCGTTGAAGTCGGTCATCTCCGCCTTGCAATCGAACAGCAAGGGCAGCGGAAAGGTCGCGACGCGGCTGAGCGACAGCTCGGCGTCGTCTCCGGCGCCGCCGTCCATCACGGAGgaaggaggcggcgccgcctgGAAGGAAACAATGCCGAAGGAGTTCCGGAAATTGTATGGACTGTTACGGCTGAAGAGCTGCAAGAGACCTGGATCGTTCGATCACGATGAATGTGAACGGTGA
- the LOC131020829 gene encoding uncharacterized protein LOC131020829 yields MAATLSLPKLPHLQPPRILPQIQSKLLCTCKSQNPSPKHPHAAPELLHHLKSVSLPLTAIALPFLLPAEDAFAAGGEFGILEGRSFALIHPIVMSGLFAYTLYAGYLGWQWRRVRTIQEEINQLKKQLKPVAVTPDGSPPPEPPAPSPLEAQIQQLTEERKELIKGSYRDKHFNAGSILLGFGVFESVYGGLNTWFRTGKLFPGPHLYAGAAITVLWAAAAALVPPMQKGSETARNLHIALNVLNVLLFIWQIPTGIDIVFKVFEFTKWP; encoded by the exons ATGGCCGCCACACTCAGCCTCCCGAAGCTTCCACATCTCCAACCGCCGCGAATCCTTCCCCAAATCCAATCCAAATTACTCTGCACTTGCAAATCTCAAAATCCTTCCCCCAAACATCCACACGCTGCCCCCGAATTGCTCCATCACCTCAAATCGGTGTCTCTCCCTCTCACCGCAATCGCATTGCCTTTCCTTCTCCCCGCCGAG GATGCATTTGCGGCGGGAGGGGAATTCGGGATTCTGGAAGGCAGATCGTTTGCGCTGATTCATCCGATCGTGATGAGCGGGCTGTTCGCGTACACCTTGTACGCTGGATATCTCGGGTGGCAATGGAGGAGAGTCCGTACGATTCAGGAGGAGATCAACCAGCTGAAGAAGCAGCTCAAGCCGGTCGCCGTCACCCCCGACGGCTCCCCGCCGCCCGAACCGCCGGCGCCGTCGCCTCTCGAGGCTCAGATTCAGCAGCTCACTGAG GAAAGAAAAGAGTTAATCAAAGGATCGTACAGAGATAAACACTTCAACGCCGGCTCCATATTGCTCGGTTTTGGCGTGTTTGAATCCGTATACGGAGGGCTCAACACATGGTTCAGAACAGGGAAGCTCTTTCCCGGACCTCATCTCTACGCTGGGGCAG CAATAACAGTGCTGTGGGCAGCAGCAGCTGCATTAGTACCTCCGATGCAGAAGGGAAGTGAAACAGCGAGAAATCTTCACATCGCGCTGAATGTGTTGAATGTGCTTCTCTTCATTTGGCAGATACCTACTGGGATCGATATCGTCTTCAAAGTCTTTGAATTCACCAAATGGCCTTGA
- the LOC131023642 gene encoding vegetative cell wall protein gp1, protein MASQPRPPWFRFSLGNRAPAPAPAPAPAPAAPAPVQVRPPFPIRPTLTPQPAPPPPQQPAPPPPPPRSPSPAPTPQPSSPRAQVAPPQPATTTTTPNTPPKPSTPPPPSPTVAPPPPRPPVPTPAPAQPRPTIVAPVRPSVAPPAPSPTRPQVIRPSIAAPIRPSIAPPAPSPTRPPAPPPATPPPRSPAITAANPPPAASSRSPKSPIPTPAKTPQPSPPKNQTPTKAPPPSSPPPPHTPTPSPKTIKPLEKAESPKPKPLPRPPSPLTLPPPAQTKPDGGEQEQKTVVEDKTVTRTVRMARPHNNGIFPDGKREPNTPKDNGASKKLSDSDHHLGVSVITLAGDNKGAVMELHPSQKKSNSVKINSKLSSSDGGEEGKSRNKDKGNGALTAPSPMSGYFNSNVQGLNNSILYNTNVRHNDPGIHLLINRKANGGGGGGGG, encoded by the coding sequence ATGGCAAGCCAGCCGCGCCCACCGTGGTTCCGGTTTTCTTTGGGAAACCGGGCCCCCGCGCCTGCGCCTGCTCCTGCACCTGCGCCTGCCGCGCCAGCGCCAGTGCAAGTGCGTCCTCCATTTCCAATTAGGCCAACCCTAACTCCGCAACCGGCGCCTCCACCACCCCAACAACcggcgccaccaccaccaccaccgcggtcTCCTTCTCCGGCCCCTACTCCGCAACCATCTTCGCCTAGGGCTCAAGTTGCACCACCACAaccagcaacaacaacaacaactcCCAACACACCACCAAAACCCTCCACTCCGCCTCCGCCGAGCCCCACCGTTGCACCACCTCCACCCCGGCCACCGGTACCAACTCCCGCCCCGGCACAACCTAGGCCCACCATTGTAGCACCGGTAAGGCCGTCCGTTGCACCTCCGGCGCCCTCACCAACTCGGCCTCAGGTAATAAGGCCCTCCATTGCAGCACCAATAAGGCCCTCCATCGCGCCTCCGGCTCCTTCACCGACTCGGCCACCCGCACCGCCGCCGGCAACTCCACCGCCCCGGTCACCGGCGATCACCGCAGCTAATCCACCACCCGCCGCTTCTTCCCGTTCACCAAAATCCCCCATTCCAACACCAGCCAAAACTCCACAACCCTCCCCTCCCAAAAACCAAACTCCCACAAAAGCTCCACCGCCGTCgtctccgccgcctccccataCTCCAACCCCATCTCCCAAAACAATCAAACCTCTCGAAAAAGCAGAATCGCCCAAACCCAAGCCCTTACCCCGCCCTCCCTCGCCTCTCACACTGCCGCCGCCGGCGCAGACAAAACCAGACGGCGGCGAGCAGGAGCAGAAGACCGTCGTCGAGGACAAAACCGTCACTCGAACTGTAAGAATGGCCAGACCTCACAACAACGGCATCTTTCCCGACGGAAAAAGAGAACCAAACACCCCAAAAGACAATGGCGCGAGCAAGAAACTCTCCGATTCCGACCACCACCTCGGCGTCAGCGTGATCACGCTCGCCGGAGATAACAAAGGAGCTGTAATGGAACTCCATCCGTCGCAGAAGAAAAGCAACTCCGTCAAAATAAACAGCAAGCTGTCGAGCAGTGACGGCGGCGAGGAAGGAAAATCCAGaaacaaggataaaggtaaCGGCGCCCTGACGGCGCCGTCTCCGATGTCGGGATACTTCAACAGCAACGTGCAGGGTTTGAACAACTCCATTCTGTACAACACTAACGTCCGACATAACGACCCTGGGATCCATCTCTTGATTAACAGAAAGGctaacggcggcggcggcggcggcggcggctga
- the LOC131020830 gene encoding uncharacterized protein LOC131020830, translated as MVLNFKVEVQEIAAEMGQSNPDTPVDMNKIYLDVLGGGLDKKQRLFGTGSLALTLKTNISGESSTSAMSDIDKEQYATRLGDVEEQLQEERERTSRLEEQVKVAMEIIKQLQGQSSSATSHPDPPSHVP; from the exons atggtcCTGAATTTCAAG GTGGAGGTACAAGAAATTGCTGCAGAGATGGGCCAATCTAATCCTGATACGCCCGTGGATATGAACAAGATTTATCTAGATGTCTTGGGAGGCGGTTTAGATAAAAAACAAAGATTGTTCGGCACAGGTAGTCTCGCATTGACCTTGAAGACCAATATATCGGGAGAGAGTAGTACTTCAGCAATGTCCGACATTGACAAAGAGCAGTATGCCACTCGCCTAGGAGATGTAGAGGAGCAGCTTCAAGAGGAGCGAGAAAGGACATCTCGATTAGAAGAACAGGTTAAAGTTGCAATGGAGATTATCAAGCAGTTGCAAGGGCAATCAAGCAGTGCCACTAGCCATCCAGATCCACCATCACATGTTCCATGA